A genome region from Variovorax paradoxus includes the following:
- a CDS encoding extracellular catalytic domain type 2 short-chain-length polyhydroxyalkanoate depolymerase, whose amino-acid sequence MPAMKWNWKGLAAAAAMAMAAHAATAAVPLPALGANPAEVSVSGLSAGGFMAVQLHVAYSATFKRGAGVVAGGPFYCAEGSILNATGRCMTHSSNIPVSSLVSTTNSWAASGAIDPVSNLSGSKVYLFSGTSDNTVKQAVMDDLKTYYQSFVPAASTVYRNNIGAGHAMVTDDYGGACSTTAAPYINNCGLDLAGEILTQLYGPLNPRNNGTLGGTFTEFNQSEFITGHGMAATGWIYVPQACTTTSCRVHLVLHGCKQNYTDVGDQYVKKTGYNRWADTNNIVLVYPQTSTAAINSCWDWWGYDNANYSKKSGPQMAAMKAMIDRVTGTSGGSGLPAPVGVGTSGATASSMVIGWAGVSGASGYNVYRGGSKVNASPVAGTSYTDTGLAASTTYSWTVAALSASNVEGAMSAAATGATLAGSGGGGGTCFTASNYTHTIAGRAYALYGLTYAYGSNQSMGLWNIYATTTLKQTGPGYYVIGSC is encoded by the coding sequence CTTCATGGCGGTGCAGCTGCACGTGGCGTACTCGGCCACCTTCAAGCGCGGCGCCGGCGTGGTGGCCGGCGGCCCGTTCTACTGCGCGGAGGGCTCGATCCTCAACGCCACCGGCCGCTGCATGACGCACAGCAGCAACATTCCGGTGTCTTCGCTGGTGAGCACCACCAACAGCTGGGCCGCCAGCGGGGCGATCGACCCGGTGTCGAACCTGAGCGGCTCCAAGGTCTACCTGTTCTCGGGCACGTCCGACAACACCGTGAAGCAGGCCGTCATGGACGACCTGAAGACCTACTACCAGAGCTTCGTTCCCGCTGCCAGCACGGTCTACAGGAACAACATCGGCGCGGGCCATGCGATGGTCACCGACGACTACGGCGGCGCCTGCAGCACCACCGCCGCGCCCTACATCAACAACTGCGGCCTCGACCTCGCGGGCGAGATCCTCACGCAGCTCTACGGCCCGCTGAACCCGCGCAACAACGGCACGCTGGGCGGCACGTTCACCGAGTTCAACCAGTCGGAGTTCATCACCGGCCATGGCATGGCCGCCACCGGCTGGATCTACGTGCCGCAGGCCTGCACCACCACCTCGTGCCGCGTGCATCTGGTGCTGCACGGCTGCAAGCAGAACTACACCGACGTGGGCGACCAGTACGTGAAGAAGACAGGCTACAACCGCTGGGCCGACACCAACAACATCGTGCTGGTCTACCCGCAGACCAGCACCGCCGCCATCAACAGCTGCTGGGACTGGTGGGGCTACGACAACGCCAACTACTCGAAGAAGTCGGGTCCGCAGATGGCCGCCATGAAGGCCATGATCGACCGCGTCACCGGCACGTCGGGCGGCAGCGGGCTGCCGGCGCCGGTGGGCGTGGGCACCTCGGGCGCGACCGCCAGCAGCATGGTGATCGGCTGGGCCGGCGTGAGCGGTGCGAGCGGCTACAACGTGTACCGCGGCGGCAGCAAGGTGAATGCATCGCCCGTGGCCGGCACCAGCTACACCGACACCGGCCTGGCCGCATCGACCACCTACAGCTGGACCGTGGCCGCGCTGAGCGCGAGCAACGTGGAGGGCGCCATGTCCGCCGCGGCCACCGGCGCGACCCTCGCAGGCAGCGGCGGCGGTGGCGGCACCTGCTTCACGGCCAGCAACTACACGCACACCATCGCGGGGCGGGCGTACGCGCTGTACGGCCTGACCTATGCCTACGGGTCGAACCAGTCGATGGGCCTGTGGAACATCTACGCGACCACCACGCTGAAGCAGACCGGACCCGGCTACTACGTGATCGGCAGCTGTTGA